Sequence from the Acaryochloris thomasi RCC1774 genome:
GGGGTCAGTTTTGGGCGTAAGAATAAGTTGAATCAACAGCAGTGTTCCGAGCTACGGCAAAGGCGAGAGCAGGGGGAGCTGATCCGGGTGCTCATGAAGGATTACGGTCTTGCTAAGGCCAGTGTCTATCGATACCTCAATGATGCCGAAGAGGGATGTGACTGAAGGATCTCAAGTGCAAGGGATCCAGCTTCCCCCGGTTTTGATCACTCTCCAATTCCGCCTAGCTACTTACTCAAAATCAGCCCGTCTTTGAGCTTCCTTGACGGCTTCACCCGCATTCACTCTTCCAAAACCAAAGCGAGGACTAAATCCGTTGCCATCGTAACTAGATGAAGGGCCAATCTTTTTAGCGGTTTTCTGTAAAATCTCTCGTATCTCATCAGCACTTAATTCGGGATTTACAGATAACATTAGTGCTGCAATGCCAGCTGCGAGAGGGGTTGCCGATGAAGTACCACCAAAATCATTAGTATATAAGCCATCGGAACCACCTGCAGTACTTGAGCCAAGATTGAAACCACGATTATTCAAAGAAATATCGGTGGTAAAAATTCCTTTAATTCCACCACTTGAAGGAGCCACAAAATCAATTTCTTCCCCAATATTTGAGTAATTTGCAAGAGTTGCATTATCAGTTGATGCCCCCACCGCGATGGCCTCGCTGTGAGCTGCAGGAAAACTGACTGGACTAGCAAAGCCATTCCCCACAGCACAAAAAATAGCGGCTCCTTTTTCATTTCGCCCTAACTGCTTAGCATCTTCTATAGCCAACTCAATATCTGGACTTTGAGGACCACTCCAAGAACAAGACAAAATATCTGCATTTGCAGCTGCATAACGAATTGCATTGGCAACATGTTCATCAGGTGCAAGATCATCAGCATGAAATATTTTAATCGGAAGAATACGACAGCCGGGGGCAATTCCGACAGCACCTCCACTTTCACCATCAGAAGCAATGACTCCAGCACAGGGCGTGCCATGAATATCATTACCCGCTAATACATCGAACGGAAACTGGAAAATCTTAGGACTAGGATTGGAATGATCAGGATGATCCTCAGGAATAAAAAAATCACGACCATTAGGAGTAATACGAGAGACTAGATTAGAGTGCTCGATCTCTACACCATCATCAAGCACAGCAACCACAATAGAAGAATTTCCTGTTGTAATCTCCCAGGCACTCAGGGCATCAACGTCTTCACCGGCAGTTTGGCTATCCTTACCTAAATTACGAAGATGCCATTCCTCCGTACGAATACTGGGGGGAGCGTCCCGAACAAATTGCGACACAAAGTTTGGGGTGGCAAAAACAACATCATCAGTCTCAGACCAATCATTGGCAACATCCACTAGGCCTTCATTTCGATACTGATTGTTGGGGTCATATACAATCACCTGTTCAGGCACGAATGGGTTAACTTTTCTGACTTGAAAGCCATATCGTGCCAACAAGTTAGTACGAGTTTGCCCAGATGTTCTGGCATTAAATCGAACGACAATCTCGTGATAAGCCGTGCGAATTAAACCTGACTCAACCTCACGAACAACAAGAGGAGCCTCGACTGAAGCTGGGGAACTTGAGCGCACAACACCTTGTTGAAGCCCTATAAGAAAAAAAGATCGACAGGCACGTGTGATTAGCTCTGAAACATCAGTTTGACCAATAGATGTTCGTCCAGTTGCGATAATAGATGGCGGCAAACCTAGTCGTTGATCTTCAACACTAGTAGAGACAATCTCTAACTCAACCCGCTGTTTATTTTTATTGAAAATATGCATTTTATAAGACCTTTTCAAATTATTTTTGTTCACAGGACAGAAAAAAACTCAAGAGTAAATTTTCTCTCAAATTCTCTGATAACGAGCATAGGCATTTGCCCACGCTGCTTCAACGCCCTTTATCTTTGATATAGACTGAATTAAATCTGGGAGAAAAATTTCTGAGAGCTTGAGAGGTCTAAAAATAAGTTGTTGTGGAATATATTGGTTCACCTTTTCAAGAATTAAATTAAATTGACAAGAAAATTTTTCAATCTCAGTTTCAGTAGACACATTTGTGAACCGTACTGAAATGGCACCTGTTGGAATCAGATTATGTCCGGCTTCATCTATCATGATCGGCTCAACAGCCTCTTGATCTGTTAGATATTGTTGAAGGAATTCCCAACCTTGACGAGATGTAGAAGTATTCTTGATTTTTACGAGAAAAATACTTTGATTACCTACTTCAAGCGTCAGTTTTTCAACGTCAGATAGTCGAGCTAACTGATCCAGTAGATCATGATCATCTTCAGAATCAGTCATGACTCTAAAGGTATCTATACTAGGATGAAATTTCGTTGGCATATCAATTCACACATATGTCGCAACATAACCATCCATATCTTACGAATTACCTGTTAGTATGACCAGAGCCATTCTAAAGACTTAATATAATTCTCGTTCTAACGAATTCTGGGGTCACCTGAAATCTCCTATCTACGTCCATTTATCGACATAGTTAGCGACTAGAAGGTATGGGTTAAGGAGTGGTAGCAAGGGGAAGAATTTCCCTATCAACCCTATAGAGATCCCACGCCCGATTGAGCATGACTGTCTTCGTTTCAGCGAGTGCATCAGCTGTGGCTTCCGACCAATACATTCCTTTATTCTTCTGTCGTTTAGCGACAATCAGATCGCAGGCTTTCTCTGTATGAGCACTGCCCATATATTGTCGGTTTAAACGTCGCTCATTGTAATTGACGATATAGGAGTTTCGAGCCTTGAGATAGTCAATCAATTCTTGGAGCCTTTGCTCATTCTTGGTGTGCGGACGGCAAGCTTCTAACGCTTTAAGCGCAGACCCTACCCGTCCTATCCATATCGAAGAATGGAGCTTACTGTTGAGTGCCTTCTTTTCTGCACGAGTCGAACAAATCATCCCCGTAAAATCAGCACATTTTCGATGAAGATGATACCAGTCAAGAAGTAGCTCCTTCTGGGTAAACTCGCTCAGCTCCCTATCGAAATAATTGCGAAGCCACTTGGCCCCATCTCACAGCAGTGTCACCCAACCATTGAATCCAGCACAGAAGAATAACAACAATGACAACTGTCTGAGCACCAGTGAGCCGGTCCCACTCAAATACCGATATCCTGTGGCAGTGGCAATACAAGCTACCCGAATGGTCAACCATTTACTCGCCTGTAGCCGACGAACCAAAATGTCATCCTCATTTTAAAGACAGGCTTGTAATAGCTGATTTATTTCATCATTACTCAAACCATCTTGGTCAATTTTAGATAAAGCTTCAATTCTTTCTATAAGAACTCTTATATTGGCAAAAGAAACTCCACCTGATGTCCCCAAAGTCGCGAGAGCAGCTCCAATATCAATAAAGGCAGCAACAAATCTTAAGGCCGATCGAATTTTATTTAATTTATCAATGGCAATCTTAACTTTAGAAGTGACGCAACCAATTGTAGCTACCGCTTCAATAACATCAGTAGATGTTATGATACCTAAGGCTGCTTTAGTGTCAAGTTCTATTGCTTTTGTAAAACATTGATTAATTCTAGCGCTCGTTAAATCTATATCATCACGTTTTCTTTCAATGGAATCTTGCGGATCACCATTATTTATCGAGTCTCCGAGTTCATTCTGCAATATCAGTACACGAGATGTTAACTGATTTCCCATTTCGCGAAAATCAGCGGCTGTTTTTTGTAAGTTTTCTGAACTTAAATCTTGAGACATAGCACACTCCGTTAAATAATGAAGATAAAAAACTGAATTTAATCTGTAAAGACTTTGTCCGCTCTATCATTGAGAATTGCGACTTCTCTCGAATAGCTTTCAATAACTAAAACTAGATCTTCTGGGTATATAGTGCTCGATTTGGCAAATAAGCTTTCAAGGCCAGGAGTATTTTCGCATGTCAAATTCTCAGCGTTCTCAGTTTTGGTTTTTAGAAACAGGTTCTTTAAGCTTGCGTGATCACATGCAATTCCTTTCAGTAATGTCAAATAACTAGCAGCAAGATCTTGTTTTAGACGAATAGTTTCTTGATTCTCTGACCAATTTGACTTTAATACCTCAGTTACGTACTGCCGAACGGCAATCCCTTGACCTTCTCTTTGGTTAAAAATAGGGTTGATTAACAGTTTATAATAGGAGTCAAGGCTATTTCGCTCAGTCTCTAGAAGACCATTAACATAGTGATTCTTAATGGAGGTATCTAGTGCTACTACAAGCTTCGTCAAAGATGGATCTGCTGTAATAACTGCTTCTTTTAACTCCCTGCGGCGATAGTTGTTGGTAAATGCTGTGAATAGTATGCGTGCTAGTGCTGTCCCAGCACTAACTGCCTCTTGGCGTTGACCCGAATCTAGGCCAGGTAGTCGCTGAATCGATTCTCCAACGGCATTAATTTCGGTATCATAATTAGTCAGATCATTTGCTGCAAGAGCACCCAAGGAACCTAAATATTCACGAATGATATTGTGTGTTTGGGTATACGCTTTTTTCAAGGCAATCGAACCGGTCTCGGGATTATTGCAAACAGCTTCCCTTACACCTCTATCTGTATCAATAGTTTCACGATTTAGAATAATATAGTCTAGTTGTCGAATGCAAGTTTTATATACGTCATCAGAAATTTTAGGAAAAAGCTCGGCAGACTGTGTTTGAAATTCTGCATATTTTTGTACTGCTTTAATTTCTAGAGGGGTTCCACACCCACTAAATAAAAAAACCGCAGGAGCAAGAAAGGGAATAAATTTTTTCTTTGATAGCATAACAACTTTCTCAATAGTTTTCGATAATGGATAAAATGATATTTACATAATAGAGTAGTATTTTCTTGATAAATACAACTTTATTAATTAATCCATTCTTCTTAAGAGATTTTTTTGCATAACTTCCCGAAAAGGTATACTCCAGATTGAAATGAGTGAGTTTTATCAGAGTGGGAGCTGCATCAACTGCTGAAGAATTGCTTTCATATCAATGAGCTCAGGTTTTCTACTAAACTCATAGCGGCCATAGAAGTTGATATGCTGCCATGCCACTAGCGACACGAGTCTAAGCATCGCAATCCTGGCGGCATTCCCCTGGCTTTCACTGCAGAGAAATAGGTCAGATAAGATGGGCATGTTGTAGTAGATGATGCAATTGATCAGCAGGCAATATCATCTGAAATTTCATTTGAAACACCTAATTACTCGACCTCAATATCATCAATAGAATCACGAAATACGCGCTTTAAATCCCATTTTTACTGAAGAATTTGTGATATCGTAAATTTCTAAATTTGATAACGTACCATCCCACCATCGACTGTCAGGTGTAGTATTGTCATTAAATTGATCATTATTCCCGGCATAGAAAAGATCTGTAGCATCACCTTCCCAATTCCCCTGCTTTTTTTCTAAATCATATCTGCCATCTGCTTGAACAAGTGAGCATTCAAAATGATACTTAGCTGTCATTTGTTCATGATTGTTGCTGCCGTCTATATCAACATGCCAAATAGCTATTCCTGCAGAAGGAATATTTTTATCACGTCCACTCTGCTGCCGATTTTCAATTATAAAATATTCACGTTCATTTTTTCTGTGTATATAGAAATTATTTGTTCCAGATTGAATTACTAAATTACTATCTTCTTCAACATTCAATATATTATTAGACCAACCAGCACGGTATTTGAGGTAGGCGCAAACTTGACTTGGATTTTTGTCATCAATATCTAAGCTATTACTCATCAAGCAAAAAGCACCAACACCAAATGAGGGTGGTTTAAATTCATCATATAGATCTGGAAAATTGCATATTAAATGTCCTGTTTCATGACAAATCGTCCCCAATAATAATTGATCACTAATGTTTACTACGATATAGTCATTAGCTATTTTTTCTGGACTCAACATATATTCCTTTGAAAAATAACCAGTATGAGGGAATAGACCATCTACTCCTAATTGGGTATCATGATCGAAATCGCCTGCATATAAGATACTAATCGCATGAACGTAATTTTCATCGTCTACAGATAAACTAGAAAAATTAAAATCATTCAATTCTAAATATTCTAAGGCTTCAATTACTAATTCTTCTGAACGAGTACCGTATGGCTGAGTTTTATCTGAATAGTATGACTTATTTTGTTTAGCTGTATAATACGGAGCAATAACATTCTTATATTTCAATTTACCATCTGAGTTTTCTAAGAAATAATCGCAAACAGAGCCATTATTTCCAAAACCCGTATAACCTCTCAAATTAAAAAAATCATCAACTTCTGATGTAGTAATAAAGCTAGGAATAGATTCGTCAGGAAAAGCAACTACAATACATAATCCTACAATATCGCCAACTACGTGGTGCTTGTCTGAATCTAACAGCGGTGCTGAATCTGACAAATTCGAGGATATCTGATCAGCATTAATTTGCTCGTATCTTTGTAGCCAACGAGGTTTTACTAAACTATCTACTGAGTTTATAAAATCATCTTGTTTCTGTTTTTCATGTATGAGTCTCAAGTTTTTTGCAAAGCTTAGATTTGTGGCTTCTCTTTCTTTGTCAAGAATAATTCCACTTGGAATAAGTTTATCAGAAGTTTCATTAAGTCTTGCATATTGATAAGTTCCAGTATATTGATCCTTTATTACTCTAAAACCATCAACCGTTTCGAATATAGTGTAATGGTGATTTCCCCAACCAATTACATCGAATGAATTACCATCTGGCTGACTAAATGCTAATTGTCGTCCAGCAAAAGGAAATGATTTAATATACGGTTTGTCCATTGCAGTGCTCCAATAGATTTATGAAAATCAAACAGTATTCTAGCTTACAAAATTAGCCTTGATATAAGTCTCATCCACTTTCCATGAATCGTTGGTAGGCTTGAGTTGTGGACGAGCCCACTCATCAAGTTCAGGGCCATAATGGAGAACCCATCGATTAATGATGCTGTGATCTACCTCCAAACCTCGCTCAAGCATCATCTCCTCCAAGTTCATGAACTTCCTGTAAAAATCAGCCTTCCCATATACACGTACAGATAGTATTCTTTCTCGGTGTTTCAGATTAATCCAAATCTGTACTTTGATCTCACCATCAGTTAAACTATCAAGATCAATATTATTGCCCCTCCAACAATCACGGTTTGTATCTCTAATTAGGAGACCATCATACTTATCTATTTTCTGACCTCAGCTCTCTCAAAACCAGCTCACTAGGAATATTTCACCTCTTATTTCTATATTCTCTAAATCAATCGTGATTGAAAATTCGATACCATCAATTTCTATTTTCATGATCGATATCTTTAAGAATCAATCTAGACGTATTTTATTTGATTGCTTAATTTTACAAAAAAGAAAACATGCAAACGAATTCATGTAACTACAAATTTAAGCGCAGAAATATTGTCAACCTTCGCTAGAAGAGCAAAACTTATCCGCACAAAAAGATTGCTACGCAACAGGTTTAATATTTAATTTTTGAAATCCTAATCCAAGATAGCTATTTTTATTTACTAGAATCCCCACCTAAAATAGGCATACCATAACAAAACCCCTCTTACACCATGAAAACAGAAAAAGTTAATAGAATCAGAATTCATATTTTCAACACTTAACAAATTAAATACTTCCCTTAAAATATTCTGAACAAATAAAATTATTAGTTTTGGCAATACTGCTTCTCTTTTTCTGTTCCGTCAGTTCCAGATATAAAGCTAGCCACAGCAGAAGCCTTGCCCCTGAAACCATTTCTATCGGCTGAAAGAGGGGCCATAATGGTCGATGGACTGTTTTACTTGATACCGATACTCGAATGATTGAGCAGCAGTAGCGATGTCTTGATAACCATCTTTCGTGACTTTCATCTGCCGCACTTCTAAGTAGCCTCCTGCTGAACGCAGGTCAAGCATCTCTAGAATTGGTTCCTCTATTTCATTTTGCCAAACTCGCAGCTCTGTCCCATCTAGTCTCAATAGATATCGCTCACCCCGATAAACATATGCACTGCCCTCTTGAGATCCCGCCTGCTTAAGTATTGTCAGAACATTTGTATGTAGCTCATAGGCCATCGTTAAATCTTGCAGTCTTGATTGCACCTGAGACTCTTGTAGCTGCCTAGCCTTCTCTCGCATCAGCTCCGTCTGTGGATCCTCATCCCACTTCTGGTAAGCATCCATTTGCCCTTGCCATCCTTGTAACTGTCTCTGTGCCTTCCTTAGAGTCCGCTCCACTTGGCTCAACTGCTGCTGAGATTCGTGCAATAGCTGCCGCTTTGCCTCTATCACCTCCGGCCTTTCTCCACTCCAATTAAATAAAGACCGCTGTGGCCCCATCTCCTCAAGTTCCTGCTGCTGCTCCCGACAGTCAAACACTAAATCAGATCGCTGAACCGATAGCTGACTCACCCTCTGCTTTAATCTCTCACCCACAGCCAGATCTGGCTGTTCAGGACGGTCTTGCGCTAACCATGCCTTCACCTCCTGCTGCAGCTTCAGTAGCTCGGTATCTCTTCTCCTCACCGGAACCTCAATCAAATCCTGAGCATTCTCCTGACCTCTGGAAAACTGGGCA
This genomic interval carries:
- a CDS encoding S8 family serine peptidase — its product is MNKNNLKRSYKMHIFNKNKQRVELEIVSTSVEDQRLGLPPSIIATGRTSIGQTDVSELITRACRSFFLIGLQQGVVRSSSPASVEAPLVVREVESGLIRTAYHEIVVRFNARTSGQTRTNLLARYGFQVRKVNPFVPEQVIVYDPNNQYRNEGLVDVANDWSETDDVVFATPNFVSQFVRDAPPSIRTEEWHLRNLGKDSQTAGEDVDALSAWEITTGNSSIVVAVLDDGVEIEHSNLVSRITPNGRDFFIPEDHPDHSNPSPKIFQFPFDVLAGNDIHGTPCAGVIASDGESGGAVGIAPGCRILPIKIFHADDLAPDEHVANAIRYAAANADILSCSWSGPQSPDIELAIEDAKQLGRNEKGAAIFCAVGNGFASPVSFPAAHSEAIAVGASTDNATLANYSNIGEEIDFVAPSSGGIKGIFTTDISLNNRGFNLGSSTAGGSDGLYTNDFGGTSSATPLAAGIAALMLSVNPELSADEIREILQKTAKKIGPSSSYDGNGFSPRFGFGRVNAGEAVKEAQRRADFE
- a CDS encoding Tn3 family transposase, giving the protein MLINCIIYYNMPILSDLFLCSESQGNAARIAMLRLVSLVAWQHINFYGRYEFSRKPELIDMKAILQQLMQLPL
- a CDS encoding M6 family metalloprotease domain-containing protein; the encoded protein is MDKPYIKSFPFAGRQLAFSQPDGNSFDVIGWGNHHYTIFETVDGFRVIKDQYTGTYQYARLNETSDKLIPSGIILDKEREATNLSFAKNLRLIHEKQKQDDFINSVDSLVKPRWLQRYEQINADQISSNLSDSAPLLDSDKHHVVGDIVGLCIVVAFPDESIPSFITTSEVDDFFNLRGYTGFGNNGSVCDYFLENSDGKLKYKNVIAPYYTAKQNKSYYSDKTQPYGTRSEELVIEALEYLELNDFNFSSLSVDDENYVHAISILYAGDFDHDTQLGVDGLFPHTGYFSKEYMLSPEKIANDYIVVNISDQLLLGTICHETGHLICNFPDLYDEFKPPSFGVGAFCLMSNSLDIDDKNPSQVCAYLKYRAGWSNNILNVEEDSNLVIQSGTNNFYIHRKNEREYFIIENRQQSGRDKNIPSAGIAIWHVDIDGSNNHEQMTAKYHFECSLVQADGRYDLEKKQGNWEGDATDLFYAGNNDQFNDNTTPDSRWWDGTLSNLEIYDITNSSVKMGFKARIS